In Centropristis striata isolate RG_2023a ecotype Rhode Island chromosome 15, C.striata_1.0, whole genome shotgun sequence, a genomic segment contains:
- the LOC131986274 gene encoding solute carrier family 22 member 4-like, producing the protein MKSYADTVAFLGHWGRFQQVVFFLLVASIVPNGFGAFTLVFLTDIPGHHCIVNDSDLTEDWRKTILPIQVVNGKQQLSRCSRYRLDVVRNLSAQGLIPGRDVNLTYLEQEGCVDGWSYSRDIYQSTVTSEFDLVCSEQWKQPLTTMVFFLGVLCGSFFSGQLSDRIGRKPVLFATMAVQTVFTFIQVFSTSWIMFTVLLFINGLGQISNYTAALVLGAEILTGDVRVLYSSMGTCLGFALGYMMLPLFAYFIRSWRYLLLALSLPGLAYIPLWWLLPESPRWLLSQGRVEEAEAVMRKAAKLNKVHAPGVIFKDYSVNETKTDSKDRLNAFDLLRTSSIRLTTLILCLVSFTVTAGYYSLSFNTSQLHTNPYISCFISAAVEVPAYVSSWLALRYLPRRLSVIGTSLLGAVPLFLIQLVPQSLSNLSLALEMLGKYFITTCSSLMIAYVAELYPTMLRNTASGICTTVSRLGCCIAPFLLALDVYSLYLPYMILGTLSVMSALGAVFLPETFGCPLPETMQQMHRRERIKCPCIPGKQTPVPVVLPNSPL; encoded by the exons ATGAAGAGTTATGCTGACACTGTAGCTTTTCTGGGTCATTGGGGACGTTTCCAGCAGGTGGTTTTCTTCCTGCTAGTTGCCAGCATCGTGCCCAATGGATTTGGTGCTTTCACTCTTGTTTTCCTCACTGACATCCCAGGTCACCACTGCATTGTTAATGACTCGGACCTCACCGAAGACTGGCGGAAAACCATTTTACCAATACAG GTGGTGAATGGGAAGCAGCAGCTGAGCCGATGCAGCAGGTACAGGCTGGATGTGGTCAGAAATCTCTCCGCCCAGGGACTCATTCCTGGCAGGGACGTGAACCTCACTTACCTGGAGCAGGAGGGCTGTGTGGACGGCTGGAGCTACAGCAGAGACATCTACCAATCCACCGTCAcctctgag TTTGACCTGGTGTGCAGTGAGCAGTGGAAGCAGCCGTTGACCACCATGGTTTTCTTCCTTGGAGTTCTTTGTGGATCCTTCTTCTCAGGGCAGCTCTCAGACAG AATTGGAAGAAAACCTGTTCTTTTTGCAACCATGGCAGTTCAGacagtttttacttttattcaagTCTTCTCGACTTCATGGATTATGTTCAccgtcctcctcttcatcaATGGTTTGGGACAGATCTCCAACTATACAGCTGCTTTAGTTCTGG GCGCTGAGATCTTGACTGGCGATGTGCGAGTCCTTTACTCTTCTATGGGCACATGTTTAGGCTTTGCTTTGGGCTACATGATGCTGCCTCTGTTTGCTTACTTTATAAGGAGCTGGAGATATCTACTGTTGGCTTTGTCTTTGCCTGGCCTGGCCTACATTCCCCTCTGGTG GTTGCTCCCAGAGTCTCCTCGGTGGTTGCTCTCTCAGGGAAGAGTGGAGGAGGCTGAGGCTGTAATGAGAAAGGCTGCTAAGTTGAACAAAGTTCATGCTCCAGGAGTCATCTTTAAAGATTACAGT GTTAATGAAACAAAGACAGACTCTAAAGATCGCCTTAATGCCTTCGACCTGCTGAGAACCAGTAGCATCAGACTTACAACCCTTATTCTCTGCTTAGTGTC GTTCACAGTGACTGCTGGATACTATAGCCTGTCGTTCAACACATCCCAACTCCATACTAACCCTTATATCAGCTGCTTCATCTCAGCAGCTGTTGAGGTACCAGCATACGTTTCCAGCTGGCTGGCTCTGCGATACCTTCCCCGCCGGCTGTCTGTCATTGGTACCTCCCTTCTTGGAGCAGTGCCACTGTTTCTCATTCAACTCGTGCCTCAAa GTCTATCAAATCTGTCTCTTGCTCTGGAGATGTTgggtaaatattttattaccaCTTGTTCCTCCCTGATGATTGCCTACGTGGCAGAGCTTTACCCAACAATGCTCAGGAACACAGCATCAGGAATATGCACGACTGTTTCCAGGCTGGGATGTTGCATTGCACCTTTTTTGTTAGCGCTGG ATGTATACTCATTATATCTACCATATATGATACTGGGGACTCTGTCAGTTATGTCTGCCCTTGGTGCAGTCTTCCTCCCAGAGACTTTTGGATGCCCTCTACCTGAAACTATGCAACAGATGCATAGAAGAGAAAG GATAAAGTGTCCGTGCATCCCTGGAAAACAAACACCAGTACCTGTGGTACTCCCCAACAGCCCACTATGA